The region GTCGTCGGGCACCACCCGGTCGCTCGCGCCCGCCCGGCTCGGCGGCCGGGAGCTGGACCTGCCGTCCTGGCTGGTCGAGATCGAGGCGCTGGCCAGGGCGGACGGCTCGACCGGCTGGACCGCGATGACCACCGGCGCCACCTCGGCGCTGTCCTGGTACCTGACCGACGACGGCGCCGAAGAGGTGTTCGGCTCCCCCACGTCGGTGATCGCCGGGACGGCCGCGCCGGCGGGCACGGCGGTCGCGGCCGACGGCGGGTACCGGGTGACCGGCCGGTGGGGCTGGGGCAGCGCCGTGCCGCTGTGCGACTGGGTGGCGGGCGGCGCGCGCACCGACGGCGGGGCCACGTTCGCGATCTTCCGGCGCGCCGACGTGACCGTGCACGACACGTGGCACGCCGCCGGTCTGCGCGCCACCGCCTCGCACGAGTGGGAGGCGGCGGACGTGTTCGTGCCCGCCCGGCGCGCGGTGTGGCCGGCGGGCGTCGAGGTGTCCGGACCGCTGCCGAGGTTCCCGTTCACCGCGTTCCTGGCGCTGGGCGTGGCGGCGGTGGGTCTGGGCGTCGCGGCCCGCGCGGTCGAGGAGGTGGAGGCGCTGGCGGTGGTCAAGACCCCGCAGCACACGGCCGTGCCGCTGGCCGAGCAGACCGGCGCGCAACTCGACCTGGCCACCGCCGAGGCCCGGCTGTCGGCCGCGCGGGCGTTCCTGCACACCGAGGTCGCGGCCCGGTGGGCGGACGCGGTGGCGGACGTCCCGGCGTCGGTGCCCGACCGCGCCCGGCTGCGGCTGGCGTGCGCGCACGCGGCGGCCGAGTCGGCGACGGTGACCCGGCTGGCCTTCGACGTCGGCGGCGGCAGCTCGGTGTTCGAGACCTCCGCGCTCCAGCGGTGCCTGCGCGACGCGCACGTGGCCGCGCAGCACGGCCTGGTGTCGCGGCGGCTGTTCGAGACCTACGCGAAGGTGCGGCTGGGCGTGGCGACCGACACGGCCCGGCTGTGATCGGAATCCCGGCCCGCGCCAGGGCGTTGCACGGGGTGTGAAGCTCTCCGTCCTGGACCGGTCCCGCACCCGCGAAGGCGGGACGCACGCGCAGGCGTTGCGCGACACCGTGGAGTTCGCCCGGCAGGCGGAAGTCCTGGGGTACCACCGGTTCTGGGTGTCCGAGCACCACGGCGTGCCCGGTGTGGCCGGGTCCGCGCCGACGGTGCTGGCCGCCGCGGCGGCCGCGCGGACGTCGGAGATCCGGATCGGCACCGGCGGCGTGATGCTGCCCAACCACCGGCCGCTGGTGGTGGCCGAGCAGTTCGGCGTGCTGGAGTCGCTGTTCCCCGGCCGGATCGACATGGGCCTGGGTCGCTCGGTGGGCTTCACCGAGCCGGTGCGCCGCGCGCTCGGGCACGGCAAGGACGACGCGGCCGAGTTCGGCGTCCAGCTGGACGAGTTGCTGTCGTACTTCACCGGCGACGCGGCCGTGTCCGGCTACCCCGCGACCGGCCTCGCGGTGCCGCCGTTCGTGCTGGCGACCGGGGCGGGCGCGCAGGTGGCGGCGTCACACGGCCTGCCGCTGGTGATCGGCGCGATCCGCGGCGAGCAGGCGATGGTCGAGGCCATCGACGGCTACCGAGCCCGGTTCCGGCCGTCGCGGTGGGCGCGGGAGCCGTACGTGGTGGTGTCGACGGCGGTCGCGGTGGCCGAGACGACCGAGGAGGCCCGGCGGCTGCTGCTGCCCGAGGCGTGGTCGATGGCGTACTCGCGAACCCGGGGCGAGTTCCCCGCGCTGCGGTCGCCGGCGGACGTCCTGGCGACGCCGATGACCGACCGCGAGCGCAAGTACTTCGAGGAATCGTTGCGCGGCACCATCTTCGGCACGCCGACGGAGGCTTCGGCGGAACTCGACGGCCTGGTCCGCCGGACCGGCGCGGACGAGGTCCTGCTCACCACCAGCACCTACGACCGCACGGCCATGCTGACGTCCTACCGCCTGCTGGCCCAAACCCTGCCGACCCAGCCCCTGCTGACCACGACAGCCTGAGCCGGGCCGCTTCCCGCACCCGACCCAGGCGTCTGCCCGGTCAGCGGTCGCGCTGCTGCTCCGCCAGGAACCGCTCGAACTCCGCACCCAGCTCATCCGCGCTGGGCAACGGCTCGTCCTCGTTGACCAGCAGGTTCTCCGACGCCTCGGTG is a window of Saccharothrix espanaensis DSM 44229 DNA encoding:
- a CDS encoding acyl-CoA dehydrogenase family protein, which encodes MHELIRSEAAAAEQRRALTEPVVAALVSSGTTRSLAPARLGGRELDLPSWLVEIEALARADGSTGWTAMTTGATSALSWYLTDDGAEEVFGSPTSVIAGTAAPAGTAVAADGGYRVTGRWGWGSAVPLCDWVAGGARTDGGATFAIFRRADVTVHDTWHAAGLRATASHEWEAADVFVPARRAVWPAGVEVSGPLPRFPFTAFLALGVAAVGLGVAARAVEEVEALAVVKTPQHTAVPLAEQTGAQLDLATAEARLSAARAFLHTEVAARWADAVADVPASVPDRARLRLACAHAAAESATVTRLAFDVGGGSSVFETSALQRCLRDAHVAAQHGLVSRRLFETYAKVRLGVATDTARL
- a CDS encoding LLM class flavin-dependent oxidoreductase — encoded protein: MKLSVLDRSRTREGGTHAQALRDTVEFARQAEVLGYHRFWVSEHHGVPGVAGSAPTVLAAAAAARTSEIRIGTGGVMLPNHRPLVVAEQFGVLESLFPGRIDMGLGRSVGFTEPVRRALGHGKDDAAEFGVQLDELLSYFTGDAAVSGYPATGLAVPPFVLATGAGAQVAASHGLPLVIGAIRGEQAMVEAIDGYRARFRPSRWAREPYVVVSTAVAVAETTEEARRLLLPEAWSMAYSRTRGEFPALRSPADVLATPMTDRERKYFEESLRGTIFGTPTEASAELDGLVRRTGADEVLLTTSTYDRTAMLTSYRLLAQTLPTQPLLTTTA